The genomic DNA TCCTGCGTGTCTTACTGCTCCGCTGGGACAAATGGGGTTAACTCGCGGGCTGCGCGCAGGCGAGCCAGCGTAGAGTCCTTGCCCAGCAGTTCCATGGACTCAAAGAGCGGTGGGGAAACCTGTGCGCCGGAAATGGCCACGCGCAGTGCACCGTAGGCCTTACGGGGCTTCAGTTCGAGGTCTTCAATAAGCGCCTTGGAGAGGGCCGCTTCGATGTTTTCCGTCTTCCAGTCCGCAACGCCCTCGAGGGTCTCAATGCCCACCTCGAGCGGCTGTTTCGCCTCTTCCTTGAGGTTTTTCTTCGCCGCCTTCTCATCGAGCTTCAGCTCAGCATCTGGCGTTACCAAAAAGCTCATCAGGCCGTAAGCATCAGACAGAGTCTTGATGCGGGTCTGAACCAGGTCTGCGGCGAAGGCAAACTTCTCGCCGTCATAATCGACTGGGAAGTCCGTGTATTCGGTCAAGTAGTTGCGCAGACGGAAGGCAAATTCTTCTGGGTCCAGCTGGCGGATGTGGTCCGCGTTAATAGCTTCGAGCTTCTTCTGGTCAAAGCGTGCCGGGTTACCCAGCACATCGTGGACGTCGAAGTTTTCTACCAAGTCATCCATGCTGAAAATGTCCTGGTCCGCAGACAGGGACCACCCCAGCAGGGACAGGTAATTGAGCATGCCCTCTGGGATGATGCCGTTATCGCGGTGGTTAAACAGGTTGGACTGCGGATCGCGCTTCGACAGCTTCTTATTGCCCTCGCCCATCACGAATGGCAAGTGGCCAAACTCTGGGGTGAACTCGGCGACGCCGATCTTCTTCAGGGCTTCGTAAAGCGCAAGCTGGCGTGGAGTGGAAGATAGCAGGTCCTCACCGCGCAGCACGTGGGTAACGCGCATCAGCGCATCATCAACCGGGTTAACCAGGGTGTAGAGCGGTGCGCCGTTGGAACGGGCCACAACGTAGTCCGGTTGAGTCTCACATTTGAAAGTCATCTCACCGCGCACCAAGTCGGTCCAAGTCCAGTCCTGCTCCGGCATGCGCAGGCGCCACACCGGCTTGCGGCCTTCAGCCTCAAAAGCATCGATCTGCTCCTGGGTGAGGTCACGGTCATAGTTGTCATAGCCCAGCTTTGGGTCGCGACCAGCAGCCTTGTGACGCTCTTCTACCTCTTCGGCCGTGGAGTATGCCGGATATACAAAGCCACCCTCAATGAGCTTGTCTAGGACCTCCTTGTAGATGTCCATGCGCTGGGATTGGCGATAAGGCCCATCTGGCCCACCCACATCAATGCCCTCGTCCCAGCCCAAGCCAAGCCAAGTCAGGGAGTCAATAATGGCCTGGTAAGACTCCTCAGAGTCGCGAGCCGCATCGGTGTCCTCGATGCGGAATACCAGCTTGCCGCCGGTATGACGGGCATACGCCCAGTTAAACAGTGCGGTGCGCACCATGCCTACGTGCGGGGTGCCGGTTGGTGATGGACAGAATCGAACGCGTACTTCAGTCATGCCAACCATCGTAGTGGAGCCCGCAATCCCAGTCCGCACCAGTCCAAAGTGGCCCCACACTGCCCCGGCGCGCGGGCCACTTACACTCTGCACCTACACACAAATAGGGGTAAACGGTAATAAATTTCATTACGAAGACACAGGTCAGTGAACCTGGTTTCCCTTAGCCTTAACAGAATATGGGAATCATTTTCTATAGTTTCTGATGAACTTGTGAGAACTACAGAAAGGCCTTCCCAACAGTGGCTTCCCCACGCATCCGTTTCCTTGCCACGCTGAGCACGTTGGCGCTTATAACTCCCGCCACGGCCGTCGCCGGCCCCGATGACGGCAAGCACATTGCTACCAATACCCACGTTGACTCCCCCAAGTCCTTTTGGGAAAACAACGATTTTGTCCTGAAATCCGAGTTTGGCGACCAGGCACCACCGATCGCAGACACCGTTGCGTGGGTGGGCAGGGGCTTTAGCGCTACGGACGGCAGCAACCAGTATCTTTATACACTGCCTGAAAACGGCACGCAGGACTATATTGGGGCGCCCGGAACCACTTACTACACCGCCCCACACCAGGTATCGGGAAATGCTTCGCCCATCTGGCTAGGCTTTGGCGCAGATACTTCGTTGCCTACGGATAAGTTCCGCGATGGCGTAGCTTTCCTTGACTTACTTAGCGTCGATGGCCCCGGCGAGGTCGAGCTTTTTACCAATAAAGATGACGAGGACGGCACCCAACTGCACCGTATGCTCGGTTCCTTCCCAGATTCACCACACTCGGCCTACCTCGTTGCCGGCACACATACGCACAACTCCACTCTGTTTACCAAGCCAGGCCGATACCGCCTGACCTACCGCACCAGTGCGCGCGGAAAGGATGGCCAGCTCATAGCCAATGAGCCACAGACCACCACCATCCAAGTTGGCGGGCAAAAGCCCAAAGAGGAAAAAACGCCGAGCCTCAAGGAGCGCTTCGCACAGTCCGCGGCTGGCAACGCCGCTGCTGCAGGCTACAGCCTGCGCATGGCCCCCAAGTCCAATCCCGAAAAAGACGGCGACGACAAGCTCACCACCATTTCCTTCGACGCCAAGAACAAGGCACAAGGCACCCTCACGCTGCTTATCGACGGCTACTTCCTCACCGACCTTCCCGTTAAGGACGGGCATGCTCAGTGGGATGAATATATGGGTCCCGCCCCTTCCCAGTTACAGGCCGTATTTACCCCAGAGGGTGATGCCCCACGCTGGATATCCCAACCCCTTGACTTCCAACCCGGTAAATCCAGCCACACCGATTCTTCTGCCGCCGCTGATACGTGGCAGGAAACTTCCCAGCCGCGCCAGCTGGCCGCCACCGAGGAAACCGAGCTAAAAGAGCTGGGCTACACCATCCGCATGCGCAAGCAGGGTGATGGGGGCACCAAGATTGTGGTGGATACCGAGGATAAAGACTTCAATGGCCTTCTCACTGGCGGGCTCTATGACACGAAGGGGGCTAAATACCCCACCGTGGATCTGGAAACCCCTATTACTAACGGCCACGGCGAGGTCGCCTTTGATGAGGGCGAGTACTTCAAAGGCTATTTTGCCAAGGTTAACCTCTTCCCCCATTCCACCGTTAAGGCTGGACATGCTAGCAGCGTTATTACTGAGTCTTTTGCTTTTGGTGAAAACTATGAAGTCAGTGGGAAGTTCTCCACTTCCAATGAAGAACCAGAGGCTACCCCAGGCAAGGAAGACACTCCGTCTTCCGCGCCGCAGCCAGGCACCGAAGAACCGCAAGCCAGCAATGCACAATGCAGCGAGAAGTACCTACTAGACCGTGGTCATGTAGACATCAAGGCCCAGCCTGCCGAGGGAGGCTTTGCAACGGTTCTGCGCGATGACACGGCACAAGTGGACAAGAAGTCTGTTGACCGCAAACTCGATGACGTTGTACTCGGC from Corynebacterium tuberculostearicum includes the following:
- the gltX gene encoding glutamate--tRNA ligase, whose product is MVGMTEVRVRFCPSPTGTPHVGMVRTALFNWAYARHTGGKLVFRIEDTDAARDSEESYQAIIDSLTWLGLGWDEGIDVGGPDGPYRQSQRMDIYKEVLDKLIEGGFVYPAYSTAEEVEERHKAAGRDPKLGYDNYDRDLTQEQIDAFEAEGRKPVWRLRMPEQDWTWTDLVRGEMTFKCETQPDYVVARSNGAPLYTLVNPVDDALMRVTHVLRGEDLLSSTPRQLALYEALKKIGVAEFTPEFGHLPFVMGEGNKKLSKRDPQSNLFNHRDNGIIPEGMLNYLSLLGWSLSADQDIFSMDDLVENFDVHDVLGNPARFDQKKLEAINADHIRQLDPEEFAFRLRNYLTEYTDFPVDYDGEKFAFAADLVQTRIKTLSDAYGLMSFLVTPDAELKLDEKAAKKNLKEEAKQPLEVGIETLEGVADWKTENIEAALSKALIEDLELKPRKAYGALRVAISGAQVSPPLFESMELLGKDSTLARLRAARELTPFVPAEQ
- a CDS encoding choice-of-anchor M domain-containing protein, whose protein sequence is MASPRIRFLATLSTLALITPATAVAGPDDGKHIATNTHVDSPKSFWENNDFVLKSEFGDQAPPIADTVAWVGRGFSATDGSNQYLYTLPENGTQDYIGAPGTTYYTAPHQVSGNASPIWLGFGADTSLPTDKFRDGVAFLDLLSVDGPGEVELFTNKDDEDGTQLHRMLGSFPDSPHSAYLVAGTHTHNSTLFTKPGRYRLTYRTSARGKDGQLIANEPQTTTIQVGGQKPKEEKTPSLKERFAQSAAGNAAAAGYSLRMAPKSNPEKDGDDKLTTISFDAKNKAQGTLTLLIDGYFLTDLPVKDGHAQWDEYMGPAPSQLQAVFTPEGDAPRWISQPLDFQPGKSSHTDSSAAADTWQETSQPRQLAATEETELKELGYTIRMRKQGDGGTKIVVDTEDKDFNGLLTGGLYDTKGAKYPTVDLETPITNGHGEVAFDEGEYFKGYFAKVNLFPHSTVKAGHASSVITESFAFGENYEVSGKFSTSNEEPEATPGKEDTPSSAPQPGTEEPQASNAQCSEKYLLDRGHVDIKAQPAEGGFATVLRDDTAQVDKKSVDRKLDDVVLGVHDNALTPRNKKLAGKEFDFLGKPGERFYHLPQTQDQNIIWPGYNTQDLNYSLTKDNAVNLNLKPTSTPDGAEWGAFIDGTRGKGFSVLANSAAKDYTIETNFPAHTHTHWAFSKPGLYTFEATYTATGTDGKELKSAPQTLTFAVGDKTLDSCSFLAPGTTGSGEPSESPTDKPSAEPSQEPSTQPSAPDNPDTPAHPGRPEEPTGSSFSPWSLVLPAVLVVIFKAFYNFFRDNEDLIRKRFGLNF